The following are encoded in a window of Amphibacillus xylanus NBRC 15112 genomic DNA:
- a CDS encoding methyl-accepting chemotaxis protein gives MKKLRFKFGRLKMGNFKRLGTRMLLGFGIVIVLVIGLGLSNMLWMNQINKSTEEMVETELNLLMISNELTTDMHERTNYIRAYAASGNTDYQDLFIEKRISIQVAEQDALDSTDAEEWVAAIERKQDWEDLADDFFQLFDNGQKEEALTLLETQMMPVGMSVINQFDDIAEQQERSIVALSDEVISAGTSTLATSFFVSIFAIVIGIATAVVTTRLVSVPIKRLTNQMLSIASGDLTTEIDETVRRDEIGQLTEATRQMSNNMQNLLLEIQNVSNTVTEYSDSLMETTNDVSEGAEQISSTMQELASGSETQASHASSLSSGMSDFVATVSSAQQKGETVAKESETTQKLTVSGSSLMEKSVDQMRTIDSIVTESVEKIIHLNNQSKEISNIVSVIRDISEQTNLLALNASIEAARAGEHGRGFAVVAEEVRKLAEQVGDSIQSITEIVSGIQSDSESVKDSLENSYEQVQEGMGNIEHTSETFRKIDESIAQMVTDIRGITGELTTILSTSQNLSASVEEIASISEESAAGVEETSASAEEVSSSMEEISTNSVDLRNLANELNNLLGQFKL, from the coding sequence ATGAAGAAACTTAGATTTAAGTTTGGCAGATTGAAAATGGGTAATTTTAAGCGATTAGGTACTCGAATGCTACTCGGATTTGGCATCGTGATTGTACTCGTGATTGGATTGGGTTTATCCAATATGCTTTGGATGAATCAAATTAACAAAAGTACCGAAGAAATGGTCGAAACTGAACTAAATTTATTAATGATCAGTAATGAATTAACAACTGATATGCATGAGCGAACAAACTATATTCGTGCTTATGCAGCTTCAGGAAATACAGATTATCAGGATCTGTTCATTGAAAAAAGAATTTCAATTCAAGTAGCTGAACAAGATGCACTTGATAGTACTGACGCTGAAGAGTGGGTAGCAGCGATTGAACGTAAGCAGGATTGGGAAGATCTAGCGGATGATTTTTTCCAATTGTTTGACAATGGTCAGAAAGAAGAAGCGTTAACATTATTAGAGACGCAAATGATGCCAGTTGGTATGTCGGTTATAAATCAATTCGATGATATTGCGGAACAACAAGAAAGATCGATCGTTGCATTATCTGATGAAGTCATTAGTGCAGGAACATCAACGTTAGCGACAAGCTTCTTTGTATCTATTTTTGCGATTGTTATCGGAATTGCAACAGCAGTTGTGACAACTCGCTTAGTTTCTGTACCAATTAAAAGATTAACAAATCAAATGCTTTCAATTGCTTCAGGTGACTTGACTACGGAAATTGATGAAACTGTACGTCGTGATGAGATTGGTCAGTTAACAGAAGCGACACGTCAAATGTCTAATAATATGCAAAACTTATTATTAGAGATTCAAAATGTATCAAATACGGTAACAGAATATAGTGATTCATTAATGGAAACAACAAATGATGTATCAGAAGGTGCAGAGCAGATCTCTAGCACAATGCAGGAGTTAGCTTCTGGATCAGAGACACAAGCATCTCATGCATCAAGTTTATCATCAGGTATGAGTGATTTTGTTGCAACAGTTTCATCTGCACAGCAAAAAGGCGAAACAGTTGCGAAAGAATCTGAGACAACACAGAAGTTAACAGTAAGCGGCTCTAGCTTAATGGAAAAATCAGTTGATCAGATGAGAACAATTGATTCAATCGTTACTGAGTCAGTAGAGAAGATTATTCACTTAAATAATCAATCGAAAGAAATTTCTAATATTGTATCCGTGATTAGAGATATTTCTGAACAAACGAACTTACTTGCATTGAATGCTTCGATTGAAGCGGCACGTGCTGGTGAACATGGTCGAGGCTTTGCGGTTGTTGCTGAGGAAGTTAGAAAGCTAGCAGAGCAAGTTGGCGATTCAATTCAAAGCATTACAGAGATTGTATCTGGCATTCAATCAGATTCTGAAAGTGTTAAAGATTCATTAGAAAATAGTTATGAGCAAGTTCAAGAGGGAATGGGTAACATTGAACATACCAGTGAGACATTCCGTAAAATTGATGAGTCGATTGCACAGATGGTTACTGACATTAGAGGTATAACTGGTGAGTTAACGACTATTTTATCTACAAGTCAGAATCTATCAGCATCAGTTGAAGAGATTGCTTCAATCTCAGAGGAGTCAGCTGCAGGAGTTGAGGAAACATCCGCTTCAGCAGAAGAGGTTTCTAGTTCTATGGAGGAAATTTCAACAAATTCAGTTGATTTAAGAAACTTAGCTAACGAGTTAAATAATTTACTAGGCCAATTTAAGCTCTAA
- a CDS encoding aldo/keto reductase: MKYNLLGKTGFKVSELSFGTWGIGGDWGKTDDQESLRALEVAIDRGVNFFDTADVYGGGHSEELLAKATKGKEDKIYIASKFCRMGDIHDPENYSEKSVTNYLENTLRRIERDTLDLYQIHCPPFEILKDGSVFEVLDKLKEQGKIRHYGVSVETVEEGLFCLENENVSALQVILNMMRQKPLETLIPKALEKNVGIIARVPLASGLLTGKFTVDHQFESNDHRNFNKDGDAFNVGETFGGIEFTKGVQLSNELKWIAEGRETMAKAALKWLLQQAGVSTVIPGFKNTHQVEENLGAVDVLPFTDEEMERIAKFYQEEVHEYIRGVY, encoded by the coding sequence ATGAAGTACAATCTTTTAGGTAAGACAGGTTTTAAAGTAAGTGAATTGAGCTTTGGTACATGGGGAATCGGAGGAGACTGGGGGAAAACGGATGATCAAGAATCATTACGAGCTCTAGAAGTTGCCATTGATCGTGGTGTTAATTTCTTTGATACTGCTGATGTTTATGGTGGGGGTCATAGTGAAGAGCTATTGGCTAAAGCAACTAAAGGAAAAGAAGACAAGATCTATATTGCATCTAAATTCTGTCGAATGGGTGACATTCACGATCCGGAAAACTATTCTGAAAAGTCAGTAACAAATTATCTAGAAAATACATTAAGACGAATTGAACGCGATACACTTGATCTTTATCAAATTCACTGTCCACCATTTGAAATTTTAAAAGATGGTAGTGTATTTGAAGTTTTAGATAAATTAAAAGAACAAGGTAAGATTCGTCATTATGGTGTGAGTGTTGAAACTGTTGAAGAAGGATTGTTCTGTTTAGAAAATGAAAACGTAAGCGCATTACAAGTCATCTTAAATATGATGCGCCAAAAACCACTTGAAACGCTAATTCCAAAAGCACTTGAGAAAAATGTCGGTATAATTGCACGTGTTCCACTAGCAAGTGGATTGTTAACGGGTAAATTTACGGTTGATCATCAATTTGAATCAAATGATCATCGTAATTTCAATAAAGATGGCGATGCATTTAACGTTGGTGAAACATTTGGTGGAATTGAGTTCACTAAAGGTGTTCAATTAAGTAATGAATTAAAGTGGATTGCTGAAGGTCGTGAAACAATGGCTAAAGCAGCACTCAAATGGTTGTTACAGCAAGCTGGCGTTTCAACTGTTATTCCTGGCTTTAAGAATACTCATCAAGTTGAAGAAAACCTTGGTGCAGTTGATGTACTTCCATTTACAGATGAGGAAATGGAGCGAATTGCTAAATTTTATCAAGAAGAGGTTCACGAATATATTCGTGGTGTCTATTAG
- a CDS encoding DUF2628 domain-containing protein produces MYCHNCGKETDPQARFCPSCGENLQTTHVNHSVRREDISQPIDENYQANEWVETEKSAEDQALADFVGYHYHYYKDKWQMHEQPEKAISWNWAAFFLGIFWLGYRKMYQPIIIILGIYLAFDFLEIVTNYHPAASMLVKVVPYAAFALLGMYGNALYYRHARKQINKILPYDPDHQLLSRKGGTSGKGVFAATGLLAVYGLIIFFLLLNAYSGTIIFGTTETSNGVGNIKSNFDVTEEIYYEVDFGEKANTTYVDVIVFYVDGSRELIYAEFQETISPDWTGFYNYLYDPYYDYLEPGKYIVRVYRDGQLLSEGEFGVRGSLF; encoded by the coding sequence ATGTATTGTCATAATTGTGGAAAAGAAACTGATCCTCAGGCAAGATTCTGTCCATCATGTGGAGAAAACCTTCAGACAACTCATGTTAATCACTCAGTGAGGAGAGAAGACATCAGTCAGCCGATTGATGAAAATTACCAAGCAAATGAGTGGGTCGAGACTGAAAAATCTGCTGAAGATCAGGCGTTAGCTGATTTTGTTGGTTATCATTATCATTATTATAAAGATAAGTGGCAGATGCATGAACAACCTGAAAAAGCGATTAGCTGGAACTGGGCTGCTTTTTTCTTAGGAATCTTTTGGCTTGGTTATCGGAAAATGTATCAACCAATAATAATTATCCTTGGCATCTATCTTGCATTTGATTTTCTAGAAATCGTTACTAATTATCATCCAGCTGCGTCAATGTTGGTAAAAGTCGTACCATATGCTGCGTTTGCTTTGCTTGGTATGTATGGAAATGCATTATATTATCGACATGCACGAAAACAAATCAATAAAATATTGCCTTATGATCCTGATCATCAATTACTTAGTCGTAAAGGCGGCACATCAGGTAAAGGGGTCTTCGCTGCAACTGGGCTTCTAGCCGTTTATGGTCTGATTATTTTCTTTTTATTATTAAATGCTTATAGCGGAACGATTATATTTGGTACAACTGAAACAAGTAACGGAGTAGGAAATATTAAAAGTAATTTTGATGTGACAGAAGAGATTTATTATGAAGTTGATTTTGGCGAGAAAGCTAATACGACATACGTTGATGTAATCGTATTTTATGTTGATGGTTCGAGAGAGTTAATCTATGCCGAATTCCAAGAAACTATTTCACCAGATTGGACTGGATTTTATAACTATTTATATGATCCATACTATGATTATTTAGAGCCGGGTAAATATATTGTACGGGTCTATCGCGATGGTCAACTGCTAAGTGAAGGTGAGTTTGGGGTTAGGGGTTCGTTATTTTAA
- a CDS encoding competence protein ComK, producing the protein MNKFDFRSSTYQITEDTLYIRAARKYNAVTEIEEIYQTRYTMQRSLKIIDQACIQNGSTYTGRVNAAKQLLGIHYNPPIAIDPYRGIYAFATLSPLDENCIWVITKNIIDIKHNNKGSTIYYKNNKSLHILMSKHQVDRLCAHLYKYLLIFRRD; encoded by the coding sequence GTGAACAAATTCGATTTTAGGTCATCAACTTATCAAATTACTGAAGATACTCTGTATATTCGAGCAGCAAGAAAATATAATGCGGTTACTGAAATTGAGGAGATTTACCAAACTCGATATACGATGCAACGTAGTTTGAAAATTATTGATCAAGCTTGTATTCAGAATGGTTCAACCTATACCGGCCGTGTAAATGCAGCGAAACAACTTTTAGGAATTCACTATAATCCACCAATTGCAATTGATCCTTATCGAGGCATATATGCCTTCGCTACACTCTCACCGCTAGATGAAAACTGCATTTGGGTCATAACTAAAAACATCATTGACATCAAGCACAATAACAAAGGCTCGACAATCTATTACAAAAATAATAAAAGCTTACATATTTTAATGTCGAAGCACCAAGTTGATCGCCTATGTGCGCATTTATATAAGTACCTACTCATTTTTAGACGAGACTAA
- a CDS encoding ABC transporter ATP-binding protein, with translation MKKAFSFLSPYLLPIIIAFTLMLVELSVELASPLIIARIIDEGIRRNNLGLISYWGVILIALAGVSFAAGIINSYYSARVSQGFGYDLRQATFTKVQAFSFKNFNQFPTSSLITRLTNDVSQLQNIVHRLLRVGSRAPLRIVGSIILAVTVNWKLSVILLLTMPILVLFVVWMSHKGIVLFRRVQRRLDRVNNVMRENLTAIRLIKAFLRSDHEEENFKQASMSFRDLTMHTMRFMQISGPMITVIMNLSILFILWFGQIQIINQAVSVGEVVAIINYATHTMHSISMLTFILLSFSRAFASKDRINDILTAEIDLVDGDEQLFTPSNEPQIEFKNVSFAYPNTSTNVLNDINLQVNKGDTIAVIGATGSGKSSLFQLIPRLYDPSDGEILIHGQPLHLLKLKELRSKIGYVPQESRLFSGTVIENIRWGKPDATSEEIIEAAKAAQIHDTIMRQPDQYQSVIGQRGVNFSGGQKQRISIARALVRKPEILLLDDSTSALDLQTESKLLQAIKELSCTTFIITQKITTLLGADQIILLEDGEIVASGDHDTLLKTSPLYQQIYQSQYIEEVKING, from the coding sequence ATGAAAAAAGCATTTTCTTTTCTTTCTCCATATCTTTTACCAATTATTATTGCTTTCACACTGATGCTCGTTGAGTTAAGTGTTGAACTTGCTTCACCCTTAATTATTGCTAGAATTATAGATGAAGGGATTAGGAGGAATAATTTAGGACTCATCTCATATTGGGGTGTGATTTTAATTGCACTTGCTGGCGTTAGTTTTGCTGCTGGAATTATTAATTCCTACTACAGCGCCCGAGTTAGCCAAGGCTTTGGCTATGATTTAAGACAGGCTACTTTTACTAAGGTTCAAGCTTTTTCCTTTAAAAATTTTAATCAGTTCCCAACTTCTTCATTAATCACACGTCTGACCAACGATGTCAGTCAGCTTCAAAATATCGTTCACCGTCTGCTACGTGTTGGCAGTCGAGCACCACTAAGAATTGTTGGTAGTATTATTTTAGCTGTGACAGTCAATTGGAAACTGTCAGTTATTTTACTACTTACAATGCCGATACTTGTTCTTTTTGTCGTTTGGATGTCTCACAAGGGAATCGTTCTATTTCGTCGTGTTCAAAGGAGACTTGATCGCGTCAACAATGTTATGCGTGAAAATTTAACTGCGATCAGACTAATCAAAGCTTTTCTCCGTAGCGATCACGAGGAAGAAAACTTCAAACAAGCAAGCATGTCGTTTCGTGATTTAACGATGCACACGATGCGCTTTATGCAAATAAGTGGTCCAATGATTACTGTCATTATGAATCTAAGTATTTTATTTATTCTATGGTTCGGACAAATTCAAATTATAAATCAAGCAGTTAGTGTTGGTGAGGTTGTTGCCATCATTAATTATGCGACACACACGATGCATTCAATCTCGATGTTAACCTTTATTCTTCTTAGTTTTTCAAGAGCTTTTGCATCTAAAGATCGGATCAATGATATTTTAACTGCGGAAATTGATCTAGTTGATGGTGACGAGCAATTGTTTACTCCATCGAACGAGCCACAAATTGAGTTTAAAAACGTTTCATTTGCTTATCCAAATACATCGACTAATGTGTTAAACGATATTAACTTGCAGGTAAATAAAGGTGACACGATTGCAGTGATTGGTGCAACAGGATCAGGGAAATCGAGTTTATTTCAATTAATCCCGCGCCTCTATGATCCTAGTGATGGTGAAATTTTGATCCATGGCCAACCGCTTCATTTACTTAAGCTTAAAGAGCTACGCAGTAAAATTGGCTATGTGCCGCAAGAATCACGCTTATTTTCAGGAACCGTCATCGAAAATATTCGCTGGGGTAAGCCTGATGCAACTTCAGAAGAGATTATTGAAGCGGCAAAAGCAGCCCAAATTCATGACACAATTATGCGCCAACCAGACCAGTATCAGTCTGTGATCGGTCAACGGGGTGTGAATTTTTCTGGTGGTCAAAAGCAACGGATCTCCATCGCTCGAGCACTTGTGAGAAAACCAGAAATTTTACTATTAGATGATAGTACGAGTGCACTAGATTTACAGACAGAAAGTAAGCTCCTACAAGCCATTAAAGAATTATCTTGTACTACATTTATTATTACGCAAAAAATTACGACATTACTTGGTGCCGATCAAATCATACTTTTAGAAGATGGCGAAATTGTTGCATCTGGTGATCATGATACATTACTAAAAACAAGCCCGCTTTATCAGCAAATCTATCAATCACAGTATATCGAGGAGGTGAAGATAAATGGCTAA
- a CDS encoding ABC transporter ATP-binding protein, with translation MAKHRRFDQTEKVSVESTWMTMKRIWSYLSSAKWLIGFVLLLVLTSTILSLVAPYLLGYAIDHYLLQIDPPGLIRLIILLAVVYLTTAFANWFQHFLMVGVAQKAIYRIREQLFNKLHKLPIQFFDNSQQGDIMSRITNDLETVSEMLNNSVIQLFASVLSLIGTLVFMLYLSPLLTLVTLTIVPMLYFGMKWITNRTRQFFKQQQEDLGEINGYIEEIISGQSVVKIFSQEEKAIADFEVKNRQLRDSGYYAQAYSGFIPKLMNGLNNISFALIAFIGGVLAINQIVSIGVIVTFTQYSRQFTRPLRNLANQFNSLLSAIAGAVRVFEILDLPNEEETEDGEVWSEIKGAIRFDRVTFSYDNDETLNDVSLSANPGETIALVGPTGAGKTTIINLLSRFYDPDAGTITIDGYDITKTTRQTLRENIGFVLQDPYLFNGTIKDNIRYGRLDATDEEIIEAAKLANADSFIIKLPNGYDTKLSQEGGGISQGQKQLISIARALLADPKILILDEATSSIDTVTEIKIQDALNTLMKGRTSIVIAHRLNTIQNADRIFVMKDGKIIEDGTHNSLLKLKGFYHELYNGYFQENAS, from the coding sequence ATGGCTAAACATAGACGCTTTGATCAGACTGAAAAAGTATCCGTCGAGAGTACCTGGATGACGATGAAGCGAATTTGGAGCTATTTGTCTTCAGCTAAATGGTTGATTGGATTTGTATTATTACTCGTTTTAACAAGTACAATATTAAGTTTAGTTGCACCATATTTACTCGGGTATGCAATTGATCACTATCTGCTTCAAATCGATCCACCTGGATTAATTCGCTTGATCATTTTACTAGCAGTTGTCTATTTAACGACGGCATTTGCCAATTGGTTTCAGCACTTTCTCATGGTAGGTGTCGCACAAAAGGCGATTTACAGAATTCGAGAACAGTTGTTTAATAAGCTCCACAAACTGCCGATTCAATTCTTTGATAATAGTCAACAAGGCGATATTATGAGTCGGATCACAAACGATCTCGAAACAGTTAGTGAGATGCTTAATAACTCAGTCATCCAGTTATTCGCTAGTGTACTATCACTAATTGGTACGTTAGTTTTTATGCTTTACTTAAGCCCGCTATTAACGTTAGTCACATTAACGATCGTACCGATGCTCTATTTTGGGATGAAGTGGATCACCAACAGAACGAGACAATTTTTTAAACAACAGCAAGAAGATCTAGGTGAAATTAATGGGTACATTGAAGAGATTATATCTGGGCAAAGTGTTGTAAAGATTTTTTCTCAAGAGGAAAAAGCAATTGCAGACTTTGAAGTGAAAAATCGTCAATTAAGAGATTCCGGTTATTACGCTCAAGCGTATTCTGGCTTTATTCCAAAGCTGATGAACGGTTTGAACAATATTAGCTTTGCGCTTATTGCCTTTATTGGTGGGGTCTTGGCCATTAATCAAATTGTATCAATTGGTGTTATTGTAACCTTTACTCAATATTCACGTCAGTTTACTAGACCGCTTCGTAATTTAGCAAACCAATTTAATAGCTTACTTTCGGCTATTGCTGGTGCAGTACGTGTTTTTGAAATTTTAGACCTTCCGAATGAAGAAGAAACTGAAGATGGTGAAGTGTGGTCAGAAATTAAAGGAGCCATTCGTTTTGATCGCGTGACTTTTTCTTACGACAATGATGAGACGCTAAACGATGTCTCATTAAGCGCTAATCCTGGTGAGACGATCGCATTAGTCGGGCCAACAGGTGCAGGGAAAACGACGATTATTAATTTACTTAGTCGATTTTATGATCCCGACGCTGGCACGATCACAATCGATGGCTATGATATTACCAAAACAACACGACAAACATTAAGAGAAAATATTGGTTTTGTTTTACAGGATCCATATTTATTTAATGGAACGATCAAGGACAATATTCGATATGGTAGACTCGATGCAACTGATGAGGAAATTATTGAAGCAGCTAAATTAGCAAATGCAGATAGCTTTATTATTAAGTTACCTAATGGTTACGACACAAAGCTAAGCCAAGAAGGTGGCGGCATTAGCCAAGGACAAAAACAATTAATCTCAATCGCTCGAGCACTCCTTGCAGATCCAAAGATTTTAATACTAGATGAAGCAACAAGTAGTATTGATACAGTAACGGAAATAAAAATTCAAGATGCTCTCAACACATTAATGAAAGGCCGAACAAGCATCGTCATTGCCCACAGACTAAATACGATTCAAAATGCTGATCGGATTTTTGTAATGAAGGATGGCAAAATTATTGAAGACGGCACACACAATTCACTACTTAAACTAAAAGGATTTTATCACGAGCTTTATAATGGATATTTTCAAGAAAACGCAAGCTAA
- a CDS encoding YjcZ family sporulation protein — protein sequence MGNQGVPSGCGTPAPGPSTGGFGAGFALLIVLFILLIIIGASFGGYGY from the coding sequence TTGGGTAATCAAGGCGTACCATCAGGATGTGGAACTCCAGCTCCAGGCCCTTCTACAGGAGGTTTTGGTGCAGGTTTTGCTCTACTGATTGTTTTATTTATTTTGTTAATCATTATTGGTGCTTCATTCGGTGGCTATGGCTACTAA
- a CDS encoding nuclease-related domain-containing protein — translation MLANFNLSDLYIFSPAGLVTIFIIAILSTTLINYRKNQKGAELIERLKQLDNDTYRLISNVNFKSSDLKIDHIVLSTYGVFIIQRYHFTGVLSGTRSDQTWTLNHKNKQRNINNPLKLLETKIPEFSKELNIKPKYIIPIIAYSNSTKLEVEPKLLNDFTLVNDNQVIESIHFHKTPKIAKTIIAEMVEKLHALQ, via the coding sequence ATGTTAGCAAATTTTAATTTAAGTGACTTATATATTTTTAGTCCTGCCGGATTAGTCACGATTTTCATCATTGCGATACTCAGCACAACGCTGATTAATTATAGAAAGAATCAAAAAGGTGCAGAATTAATTGAAAGACTTAAACAATTAGATAATGATACATACCGACTTATTTCTAATGTGAATTTTAAAAGCTCGGATCTGAAAATTGATCACATTGTGCTATCAACATACGGAGTATTTATCATTCAAAGGTATCATTTTACAGGTGTATTAAGTGGAACAAGAAGTGACCAAACTTGGACATTAAATCATAAGAATAAACAAAGAAATATCAATAATCCTCTGAAATTACTAGAGACTAAAATACCAGAATTCTCAAAAGAGTTAAACATTAAACCAAAGTATATAATTCCCATTATTGCTTACTCAAACTCTACAAAACTAGAGGTAGAACCTAAGCTACTCAATGATTTCACTTTGGTAAATGACAATCAAGTTATCGAATCCATTCATTTTCATAAAACACCGAAAATCGCGAAAACAATCATTGCTGAAATGGTTGAAAAGCTTCATGCATTACAATAG